From Antechinus flavipes isolate AdamAnt ecotype Samford, QLD, Australia chromosome 1, AdamAnt_v2, whole genome shotgun sequence:
AAGTTggggccagattatgaaggatCTTGAATCTCAGGATAGAGAGGCAACAGTTGGAGTTTAGACTTAATAATGTAGGTATTGGTAATCCTTGGAGCATTCTATTGTCCTATACTCTTGAGCAACTCTTTCCTGGAAGGCCCTGCTTGCCATTCTCCTTCAGATAAGCCTggatttccctttcctctccttacCCCTAGCACTGACCTTCCTGACTCCCCTAGAATCCAGAAATGCCAACTTCTTTCACTGTACTTCGAGTCGTTTGGTTGCTGTTGATGTACTATGTGGGACTGTTGCCCTTCTTTTCCATCCGTGAGAAATTCCTGCTGTGCTTCCTGCCCACCATCATCAACAGGTAATGGGGCTGTTAGATTAGGCTTTGACTTTGGGAAAGAGACAGGGCACATAAAACAAAGGGGCCAAGGGacatctcttcccctctctcttttgtGATCACTGATAATGAAAATTAGAATCATGGTGATGGGACTGAGGAAGAAGTTTTTGAGCAGTATCTCAAAGCCAGGCCTAATTGATCAGATTTCATCTGTTGAACCAGGACCTACTTCCCATTTCGGTGGTCTGCTTTGAATAGATTGGCAGCAGCCTTAACTAAGAGGTAAGATGAGCAAGGAGGGTAGTTTGGGAATGCTTTGGCCCTGTGATCTCTGTTGTCTGAGAATATTGCCTCTTTCTTCCCTCAGGCTGATCATGAGGAAAAGTCTAATCAGGCATCTTGAAGAAAGAGGGATACAAGTGAGTTCAGTCATTACTTGTCAACTTAATATTTCAGAATATTTCATGTCTACTCAGCCCTGTGTTCGTTGctaaggaggaaagaggaagcaaaaaaaaaaaaaatcatttttgagtttCCATTATGCTTTTACGGTTTTCAAACTATTTTTCTTAGAATACCTCTGTAAGATAGATAGTATAAATCCTCTTATCTCAGTTTTACTGGGTAAACAACTTAAGATTTAAAGAAGtcaaaatgatttgcccaaagtcatatatcTAGGAAATGTCTGAGCTCTACTCCACAATGTCTGCCAGTCCCTACACCCAGGAGCTATCACACATatgaaaaagatagaaatgtattttttttttggtcagtggTACAGGTAAATAGAAGTAATCATAGGAGTTCTGAGGAGGCTTTAAGGAGAAGTCTTTATGGAGGtggagaagaaataataattttgataagTGGAGGGTTTCTGAGAAAACAAAGCACTTTCCCAACTTTATGTACTCACTTTCCCAACTTTATCTACTCTTTAGGTGGTATTTTGGTGCCTTAATGAAGAATCCGATTTTGAAGTAGCATATAGGCTGGGAGCCACAGGAGTCATGACAGATTACCCTACTGCCCTTCGGCATTACCTGGACAATCATCCCCAGAAGCCTAATCAGAGCAACTCGGACAGGTGACTCCGAAAGCTAATTGGGTCAAGGAgctctacaattttttttctttttaaatgttttattgattctcCAGCTCTACCACAATAGAAATTTCCCCAGGAGTCAAGCAAGGAAATTGATTTGTTTCAACTGGTTGGCTGAAAATATAtgctttctgtttgtttgttttaacatttcTCTGCTGATAGgcaagaaatatatttcaaaattgaGTTTTCTTAAATGACAAGTGAACACGAACACATGAATCAGAACTTAAATCTTTtagtgttgtttttctttattttgtgatcGTCTTGTATATTCAATTGATTTTGCGCAGCATCGGATCATGCAAGTTTTTCAAGATCTCCCTTAACGCTTTTTCACGAGCACAATTACTCCTTCCCTGCTGCCTTTCATCTTTATTCCCCAATAAAAGTTTTCTTACTGAGTCAAGTGTCTTTATTGAGGAGGGGGTTGGGGAAGAAGACATGAGCAAAGGAGGAGAGTCCTGGGCTTCTGGTCCGGCCACATTCCTGACCCTGAGAGCAAGTGTACTTTCTGGTGCCACTCCCAGCCTTTCTGGGTCAGCCCAGTCGAGGAATCAATACTTCCAGGTGGGGTGACCTCTAGGGGGCAGGCCGAGACGAGACGTGGGATTGGGAGTGGGGGAGCGGACGTGCTCCCACTGGGTTAGGAAGCACAGTAGGGAGTCCGCCTCCAAATTTCACTCCTCCTGCGTCCACTTCAAGGCCTGAGGCAGCTTCCCAGGCTTCGCATCCCCGCATCCCCGGGATACTGGAGACGCGAGATTCCTTCCTCCTTGCGCCCCAGGGCATCCCGGACCCGAGGCCGCCGCctaggaaaaaggagggagggagccgCCGCCCCGCCCCCTGTGCCGAGAGGATTCGGGAGGCTGGATGGCTAGGATAGCTCCAGGCCCGGGATGGGGACCCGCGGGAGAAAGACAATCAAAGCGCAGGCTCCCCGGCCTTGGGGGCGCGCAGGGAAACTTTGTTACAGCGCCGCGGAGGCCTGGCGCCCGAGACGGTTGCGGCTGCGGCGGGGAAGGGAGGGCGGAGCGCGGCGAAGCCCCGCCCGGACTCGGGCTCCTTTGTTTTCAGAGGGTCGGCGTCCTGGGCGCCCTACGCACCCACTGCCCTTAACCCAGCCCCAGACTCCGCCGCATTTCCGGAGGCGACCAGCCCTCGGCTCCGACgccacacagaaagaaacagaccgAGAAcactgggagagagagagagagagagacagaggagagggcCGGGGCTGGAACGCTCCCGGATGCGTGACGCTCCCCGTTCATTTGCATAGAACGTCCTGATTGGCCGCGGCGGCCGCCGGGAGAgtgcagggagggaggagggagaccTCACAGCGGCAGCAGCTGGTCTCGGTGTAAACAAGTCGCGGCTGCGAACCCCGGGCGTGGGGACAGCGCCCCGGCTCCGGAGCGCCCCACCACCCGACCCCAGACCCCGGAGGACCGGGCCCCTCCGTGCACCTAGGTGAGGCCCAGCAAACTCCCAGAGCCCATGGGTCCCCCCGAGCGATGCCTGTGCTCCTAGCCCCCCAACCTGAGCTCCCAAGCACCCTCCCTTCTGCAGCCCTCCCCCTCCCTGGAAAGGCAGAGACTACCCCCAAGCCAGAGCCCATCGGGAAGACCCAGACTTTTGGGGTGCTCACCCTTGCAGCGTCAGACCTGTgcaccccttcccctcccccttcccagctGCGCAGTTTTTACAAAGCAAGACTACTTCCCCCCCAGCGGGTCCCCTCCAGCTTATTCTTCCCTTTCGGGTTTCCCTCCCATATATCGAGTCGTGGCCCTGCTTCCAGAACACACTGGATTGTCTGGGCCCGGGTGGAGGCGCTGGACGGCTGAGTCACatcttccagcctcagtttcccctgtgATGCAACTTGAGGTCTCTTAAGGCAATGAGTCAAATCGATGCTTTGACTGAACCCAGGCTGAGCAACATTCCTCCCCCAGGGAGGCAACCTGGCTCTAGGGAAAGCAGAGAGCTAAGTGTAACAGCCGAGACAGCCTTAGCTCTGGGGAGAAGTCGGACACCAGCTAGAGGAGATGCTGAGATGGGTTTGGTTCTGGGAGGGAGAGAAGCTGTATAGAAGGTAGAGAACTTTGGGGTAGGAGATGAGGGCCACGATCCTGATACTTCTTCATGATCTTCTAGGCTCTGGGCTCCCTTTGCTCACCGTGGTCCCCTCCCCGGGTGGGGCCACTACCCCCAGCCCCCACCATGGTTCGGATCTCTAAGCCCAAAACCTTCCAAGCTTATCTGGATGACTGTCACCGAAGGTATAGCTGTGCCCACTGTCGGGCACACCTGGCCAACCACGATGACCTCATCTCCAAGGTAACCCGCCTAAGGAATGGGAACTGTCAGTCCCAGGGATTGTACTCAGGAGGGAACTTGAAAGCCCCCAGAAATGACAGTAACTGTGACTCGTTTCCTTTTCTCTAGTCCTTCCAGGGCAGCCAGGGCCGAGCCTACCTCTTCAACTCTGTGTGAGTATCAGAGATTCCTCTCTGGAGGGATTCCCTTTAGACTTGGTGGGTGAAAATTCTTGGGACGGTCTCACAAACTCTGCTGGCCCATGAACCTCCTCTTTGAATGTGTACTTGCTCGTAGTGCTGGAGTTTCAGGGCCAACCAAGGGTCAGGTGGGATTGTGACCCATCTGGGATTGAAGACCCTAGATAACACCATAGGGGGAGGAGTTGGGCCCCAGGCTTGGGATGGGGCGCTGTTTGAGGCCCAGAGTCCCCTGAGGGACTAGTCTCATTTGTGACAGCCTGGTGACCCACCCCACAGGGTGAACGTGGGTTGCGGGCCAGCTGAAGAGCGTGTGCTGCTAACTGGGCTCCATGCTGTGGCTGATATCCATTGTGAGAGCTGCAAGACTACCTTGGGCTGGAAATATGTGAGTGTGATCTCAGACCCTCTCCTGATTGTAAAAGAATAGTCAGATTCCAGGTTCTATTGAAAACAAGTTTTAATGACTTGGGCTCAAATTATGGCTCTGCCACTTACACCTGGAACTTTGCTCAAGTCACTTCCTCCCTCAGGATCTGAGATTCTCTATAATGTAGAATGAGGATTAAACTAGATTACCTcttgaagtcccttctagctctgaatccaTTAGAGTTTTCAGCTACTTTGccaagtcctttaaaaaaaatacacttatAGAGTCCTGAACTTTTTCAAAGCTGTTTCACATTTGTTAAccccatttgat
This genomic window contains:
- the YPEL3 gene encoding protein yippee-like 3, translated to MVRISKPKTFQAYLDDCHRRYSCAHCRAHLANHDDLISKSFQGSQGRAYLFNSVVNVGCGPAEERVLLTGLHAVADIHCESCKTTLGWKYEQAFESSQKYKEGKYIIELNHMIKDNGWD